A single region of the Brassica oleracea var. oleracea cultivar TO1000 unplaced genomic scaffold, BOL UnpScaffold03242, whole genome shotgun sequence genome encodes:
- the LOC106321832 gene encoding sulfate transporter 2.1-like, giving the protein MSVKTPRVLICRVKSALLCFANASSIEERIMRWINEEEEDENTMSNDERKILFVVLDMSNLMNVDTSGITALVELHNNLIQIGIELVIVNPKWHVFHKLNQAKFVSKIGGRVYLTIREALDACFGLKV; this is encoded by the exons ATGTCGGTTAAGACTCCCAGAGTGTTGATTTGTCGTGTCAAATCTGCATTGTTGTGCTTTGCTAATGCTAGTTCCATCGAGGAAAG GATAATGAGATGGAtaaacgaggaagaagaagatgaaaacacAATGAGCAACGATGAGAGAAAGATCCTTTTTGTAGTCCTTGATATGTCAA ATTTAATGAACGTTGATACATCGGGAATTACGGCATTGGTGGAGCTCCATAATAATCTAATCCAAATTGGTATTGAG CTCGTGATCGTTAACCCTAAATGGCATGTATTCCACAAGCTGAATCAAGCAAAGTTCGTCAGCAAAATCGGCGGCAGAGTCTATTTGACAATCAGAGAAGCTCTCGATGCTTGCTTTGGACTGAAagtttga